From Phaeocystidibacter marisrubri, the proteins below share one genomic window:
- a CDS encoding cystathionine gamma-synthase family protein, giving the protein MSKRFPESEMMSYGYDPMLSEGSVKPPIFQTTTFVFKTAEEGKRFFEVAYGLREKDPAESTGLIYSRLNNPNLEILEDRLTLWENAEAGAVFESGMAAISTTLLELLPPHSVLIHSAPLYGGTDHFIHHVLPKYGIDSLGMDPGESHEEVIARIEAKGWSDRVAAVYIETPANPTTELICIKNSKRVAKHFETGEKKVPLIVDNTYMGPVFCKPSEFGADLVLYSATKYIGGHSDVVAGAAVGSAELITRIKTLRTFLGNMGSPFNSWLLMRSLETLSIRMERQAQTAEIVADWLKEHPKVEVVHYLKYASERNEREGKIREEQFTSNGAMMAFNIKGGEAQAFKFLNGLKMVKLAVSLGSTESLAEHPATMTHADVAQEDKEKYGIAANLVRLSVGLEHPDDLIEDVRNALEQV; this is encoded by the coding sequence ATGAGTAAGCGTTTCCCAGAGAGTGAAATGATGTCGTACGGTTACGATCCCATGTTATCAGAAGGATCAGTTAAGCCTCCCATCTTTCAAACCACAACCTTTGTTTTCAAGACAGCCGAAGAAGGAAAGCGTTTCTTCGAAGTAGCCTATGGTCTTCGTGAAAAAGATCCAGCTGAATCAACAGGTTTGATTTACAGTCGATTGAATAACCCTAACTTGGAAATTCTCGAAGATCGTCTTACCCTTTGGGAAAACGCAGAAGCAGGTGCCGTATTCGAATCTGGTATGGCTGCTATTTCTACTACACTTTTGGAATTGCTACCTCCTCACAGTGTACTTATCCATAGTGCACCGCTTTATGGAGGAACCGACCACTTCATTCACCACGTACTTCCAAAGTACGGTATCGATTCATTGGGTATGGATCCAGGAGAGAGTCACGAAGAGGTCATTGCCCGAATTGAAGCCAAAGGCTGGTCAGATCGCGTTGCAGCGGTTTACATCGAAACCCCAGCTAATCCAACTACAGAGCTAATCTGTATCAAAAATTCAAAGCGCGTAGCAAAGCACTTTGAAACCGGTGAAAAGAAGGTTCCACTGATTGTGGACAACACGTACATGGGACCTGTATTCTGCAAGCCGAGTGAGTTTGGAGCCGACCTTGTTCTGTATTCTGCTACCAAGTACATCGGTGGGCACAGCGATGTTGTTGCTGGTGCTGCGGTAGGTTCAGCCGAATTGATTACACGCATCAAAACTTTGAGAACATTCTTGGGCAATATGGGGTCTCCATTCAACAGCTGGTTGCTGATGAGAAGTTTAGAAACACTTTCTATCCGAATGGAACGTCAAGCTCAAACGGCCGAAATCGTTGCCGATTGGTTGAAAGAGCATCCAAAGGTAGAAGTTGTTCATTACCTCAAGTACGCTAGCGAGCGCAACGAGCGCGAAGGTAAAATCCGTGAGGAGCAGTTTACGAGCAATGGTGCCATGATGGCCTTCAACATCAAAGGTGGTGAAGCTCAAGCATTCAAATTTTTGAATGGTTTGAAAATGGTGAAACTCGCCGTATCACTAGGCTCAACGGAGTCGCTTGCGGAACATCCTGCTACGATGACGCACGCCGATGTAGCCCAAGAAGACAAAGAGAAATACGGAATTGCCGCTAACCTTGTTCGACTCAGTGTTGGTTTGGAACACCCCGATGATTTGATCGAGGATGTTCGTAACGCTTTGGAACAGGTCTAA
- a CDS encoding Lrp/AsnC family transcriptional regulator has product MASFATYLEYFTAMDSIDLKLIALLKKDAKMTVAQLASELNRSPTPIYERIKKLEKTGVIRGYTAIIDGVKLGRTLTAFCEVTLKTHEAEHLKAFEAKILELDDVVECHHIAGSFDYLLKILVSDISHYQRFVTEKLTSVPYIARLQSAFALSEIKGTWSKVVQ; this is encoded by the coding sequence ATGGCTAGTTTTGCTACGTATTTAGAATATTTCACTGCCATGGATTCCATAGATCTCAAGTTGATTGCCTTATTGAAAAAGGACGCCAAGATGACCGTAGCTCAGTTAGCGTCGGAGCTTAACCGCTCTCCGACACCTATCTATGAGAGAATCAAAAAGTTAGAAAAGACTGGAGTAATTAGAGGATATACCGCCATTATAGATGGTGTGAAATTGGGAAGAACACTTACTGCCTTTTGCGAAGTGACATTGAAAACTCATGAAGCTGAGCATTTAAAGGCGTTTGAAGCCAAGATCCTAGAGTTAGATGACGTTGTAGAGTGTCACCATATTGCAGGATCTTTCGATTATCTCCTTAAAATATTGGTCAGCGATATTTCCCATTACCAGCGCTTCGTAACCGAGAAATTAACTAGTGTTCCTTATATCGCTCGTTTACAATCCGCTTTTGCTTTAAGCGAGATTAAAGGGACGTGGTCTAAGGTAGTGCAATGA
- a CDS encoding sensor histidine kinase → MKKLWTHLLGVDDGLPTRGIVFNATVLSVAGLLILFLPLLIWIELYEIAIVDGLVMVMLILAWTISRFFGLTNLGLMIVVFSSVVGVIYSFIAKGGINGPAYVLALVSFVAVIGLVHEKYQIWVYAGHLILLAGMFYYDYATPVDQEVYSSVENEYIDFFFTSGISLTIVFVLYSRTINGYQRSLESLQEKSLQNTTLTQSLEKSNAEKDRLFSVLAHDIRSPMASIEGAMELISNDRLNKEEVVELSKELLDMTRSTMFLVENLLYWSRNELGADVVVKDHFYLEDVFRQIRSMFYPLAKQKKVQLNFNITPGIYLENHRNAMEVIFRNVVHNAIKFSPKGGAVEVYTKRRDNHVLLFIEDEGKGLSPEAFYSDQAIPSSSGTSGEMGSGLGLRITKTLSSKLEIPVYVTTPISGGTRFCFELSSIQPS, encoded by the coding sequence ATGAAAAAACTGTGGACACATCTATTGGGAGTGGATGATGGTCTGCCAACGCGGGGAATTGTCTTTAATGCTACGGTTCTCTCCGTGGCTGGACTATTAATCCTTTTTTTACCCTTGTTAATATGGATAGAGCTGTATGAGATCGCCATTGTAGATGGCCTCGTGATGGTTATGCTCATACTGGCTTGGACAATTTCGCGATTCTTCGGTCTCACCAATTTGGGATTGATGATTGTCGTCTTTAGTTCAGTAGTAGGTGTGATCTATTCATTTATCGCAAAAGGGGGGATTAATGGACCTGCTTATGTACTTGCCCTCGTTTCCTTTGTGGCGGTTATAGGTTTGGTGCATGAAAAGTATCAGATTTGGGTTTATGCAGGACATTTGATCTTGCTCGCCGGCATGTTTTATTACGATTATGCTACCCCCGTAGATCAAGAGGTGTATTCAAGTGTAGAAAATGAATACATCGACTTCTTTTTTACTAGCGGCATTAGTTTAACCATCGTTTTTGTCCTGTATTCGCGCACGATCAATGGATACCAAAGATCTTTAGAATCCCTACAGGAGAAAAGTTTGCAGAATACAACTCTTACTCAATCATTGGAGAAGAGCAATGCGGAGAAAGACCGACTCTTTTCTGTGCTTGCGCATGATATCCGTAGTCCTATGGCGAGTATTGAAGGAGCGATGGAGTTGATCAGCAACGACAGATTAAACAAGGAAGAGGTAGTGGAGTTGTCCAAGGAGCTCTTGGATATGACGCGAAGCACTATGTTCCTGGTTGAAAACCTACTGTATTGGTCGAGGAATGAATTGGGGGCAGATGTGGTTGTGAAAGATCACTTCTATTTGGAAGATGTATTCCGTCAGATTAGATCCATGTTTTATCCTCTTGCCAAACAGAAAAAGGTTCAATTGAATTTCAATATCACACCGGGTATCTACCTTGAGAATCACAGAAATGCGATGGAAGTGATTTTTAGAAACGTGGTCCACAACGCGATAAAATTTAGTCCGAAGGGCGGTGCTGTAGAGGTTTACACCAAGCGAAGGGACAATCATGTTCTTCTGTTTATTGAAGACGAAGGGAAGGGACTATCTCCGGAAGCTTTTTACTCAGATCAAGCAATCCCCTCTAGCTCAGGGACATCTGGTGAAATGGGGTCGGGTTTAGGATTGAGAATCACTAAAACGCTATCATCCAAACTAGAGATTCCCGTTTATGTCACTACTCCCATTTCAGGGGGAACGCGATTCTGTTTTGAGCTGTCAAGCATCCAGCCCTCTTAA